The window aatgtttattttccatccaacctgttgataaggtcacaaaaacctagatgatgggaaaacacagatattagcttgatccaaaacatctgtggccaccaaaaagttttcaatggtaatcattgaaaccccactgtttcttgcgatgtggtccacctgagattgtatcttcttaatttttggacgtatgccctaaaatgagctgaaaaaaatggatggacggcgtggataaaacagatacttcatggtggggcctacagagctttgacatcagctagctggctgatgttgggtcactagccaaagCGCGTCCAAAATGAGCTGCCTGCCGAAACGGATGGACCCACAGAGCATGTGTCATTGGAAATTCACATCTAGCCCACCGCACCCTATAAGAAAACGACGTGATCTGGcgcaacggatggacggattggatgccgcacagacatcacggtgggcccacagagcttttcgtTAGGACTTAACAAATGCTCCCCCAGTTGCCGTGCACTAACAGCATACACAGAGAGATGGCTGCTCTTCCCTCTGTATCGTCTCAATTCGTATCGAGATTCTTTCAACCCCAACTTAAAATCTCTCTAAATTCGAATTCCAGGCATTctcattctccttctctctctctctctctctctctctctctctctctctccatacgaAATCTCttcaatttctcatttttttttctcgtaTCTCTTCCATTTCTCTTCAATTTCTCCTTTTGCAGGGTTTCTACAAAGCCACTGGTTCTGAGAATCTCGTCCGACTACACCTCTTTTGAAGTAAGTTCCCCCGCCCTTTCACCATATTTACGATTTTGTTCTCCCATGGTTGCTCGTCATCCCAGCTGCCCCGCACGTGTGGGACATCCTAGCCGTACATTCGGCAGGCCGCCCACGTGTAGGTGCACTGTACAAAGACTCAGGGCCTTCTGCTCCGCCCTTTGGATGGTCCAGTGGAGTGCTCCAGTTCCTTTCTGCCCATTCAGTAGTTGTTTGCATCGTGGCACACCTAATGAGCAGATGagcctgattcttgggccaggtCATCCTAatgctggggcccacctaatggacggcatggatctcgAACATGCGTGTGGCATTGGCACACACGGAAAGCGTGAATGGGTTCTAAGCTTTACAATGCTTTTGGATGAGCAAAGGTATGTGGATAGACGAGAAAAGATCACTGTCTTCTTCTCACAAATAGCCCTTAATTCACAAGAAGAGAGAAATTTCTAAAATCGAGAAATAATTGATAGTATTGATGAAAATCTAAATAAAATTTGTTTAATAAGCCCCAAGTCGTTGAGACTTGAGAGGCAGTTGTATCAACTTAAATTGTGGAATTGAAAGGGATCGAACTATGCATTGTATATAGAGATCTAATAACTGAACTGAAGGCATACCTGATTGGGAATTGGGAAGCCATTGCAGAAGGCGATTGCCTGGATCTTCTGCACCATACACTTTTAGGGAAGCAAGAGGACATGTGTAGGCCTGTTTACTGAAACTCCTCCAGGCTCCACACATTTACAAGGATTCCAAGTCTATCCTAACACTGTGCATGTATCACAGTTGAAGCGCACCACCCCTTTCATGTATGCCCAATGACAATATCCAACCCTCAGGTAGATCCAAACTACTGATCAATTAGGTCCACTGTATAGAACCCTTACATGTCGTAGAGGATTTGTCGCAGCATGGCTGCTGGTGACGACAACCCTGTCGTTTAAGTCTCATGTCACCGATTCTAGTGTGTCGTGACATGTGCTGAAATGATCTCGTGTTCCTTTTGCTTCTTTCACTTATGCACTTGAGGTGGGCTATTGAACCTTTGCATTAACCTTAGGTTCTGTGGAAGATGAGCAAAGAACTAATGTGGTGCCACCAAGGCTGATTTGGTACCTAGCTGGAGATACGACTGTTGGTAGCACTTCTGATGCTTCGTACCTTCAGCTCTCTTGGGCTTGGGAGTGATGTGGTTCTTAGTATACTGTTGAACCGTTGGATTGACCAGCCGAGTGGTGTGAAGTTTGGAATTATCGATCATGGCTATCAAAGCTTTATTTGTTTCTACGAGAGTAACGGCATATTATGGTCCGCATCATTGATCGGGTATCTTGGCTGCCACTACGTGTAGTATATATTTAAGATCACCAGGAAAAACTTGGTGTCATGAAGAGAAATTAATATAATAAGTAAGTTCATCTCTTCGGGCACTTCATGGTCTGGGCCATTGCATATAGTGGCTGAGGGACTATACTATTGGTGACTTTTCCGTTTTAAACAACTAGGACCATTGAAAAGGGGAAATGATATGACCTGCTACCTCTCTCAAGCAGTTTGTGTAGACGTTGGTGATAATATTTTAGGTGCTACACAAGGCTAGTAGGGCAAACATCTTTAATATCAATTACTCTTTCCACCTTAGGATGAGGGTAATAGAAGTTGAACTTCCTTTATTATTTGTTTCCTATCATGAAATGTTTCCATAACTTCCATAAATGGTTCTTGTTGATGCTCCAACATCTCTTGTAGAAGTCGAATAAGAATTCATCTTTTTAGGTCCTACTTGGAATGTAGGTTGTAAACTTGTAATTAAGGGCTTGGTagtcttcttttcttttaggtCCAACATTGGATGCGGGATTGTAAATAAGGGTTcggttgtcttcttcttcttcttcttgaatgGTTGGGTTTGGTAGTTAGTCATCAGGAACTAAAATGTTGCACCCCCCATGCTGTTCATTTCCTCTACAATGACTTGAATGAATTGCTACTATCCAAATGCACCCTCATGTAGAAACAATAATGGAAGAGGATTTTGTGTTAATCTTGCAACATTGTGATTTTGGGAAAAATGCTTATTCTATGTATGGAGTGGAGGTTCCACAAAATCACAAATCTCTTGGTTGATAGTTTCTGAATTTGCTTTCTTTTGAGAGATTGAAAGATGATCCATGTTGAAGGAACTAGAGGAGTTAATGCTCTGGTTCTAACTTACACCAGGGGTCGGCATTGAACCCACGTCTTTTGCATTGGTTATAGATgagttaacaaggcatttgcaagaagaggTCCCATCTCCCATGGCACATGTTCTTTGCAGATGAGGTTTTAATTGATGGGACAATGGAGGGGTAAATGCAAAGCTAGAACTATGCAggaatgctttagaatctaaaggttgtaaaattagttggactaaaataGAGTAATATGTTTTTTCTGCTTTTGTAGTtgctctttattattattattttttgccttTCTTGGCCTTAAATAATGTTCATaacctttcaaaaagaaaaagaagaagagtaatatggaatggaatggaattttagtaataataggagtggaagcgaggaattagttaagattgctgaccatGAAGCCCCAAAAAATGACCATTTTTTgatatcttgggtcgataattcatgGGAGTGCAAAAATTGAGTAGTACGTTGCTCATAGAATTGGAGCTGGTTGGATGAAGTAGAGGTGCCTCTTGAGTTTTTGTGATCACCAAATACCAATGAAACTGaatgggaaattttataggatagctataaggtTGGCCATGCCTTTTGGGACAGAATTGTTGGGCAGTCAAAAATACATTCATAAGATGAGAGTGGCTGAAATGGGGATGCTAAGATGGATGAGTTACAAGACCAGGAATGATAGAATTATAAACGAATGCATTCTTAGGAGtcgcaccaataggtaataagatgagaaaaAGTAGACGTAGATTTTTGACCATGTGGAACTAGACAAAGAACTGCACTGGTTAGATGGAATCAATTGTTTCaggttgaaggctttaaaagggagggaaggcccaaaaggacgtggttggaggtagtatgaaaggacttgatgacctatggtttaactgaggacgTGGTCTTTGATAAAGTGGAGTGGTGGTACAGGATTCGTGTAGCTAacctaattagttgggataaccttagatgatgatgatgaattctCTGGTTCTAATTTGGGTTGAAGCCGATAACCAAATGATATGCATTCTTCGCTTCAATGTTGAGGTCTAGGGTTTGAGCGTAGCTAGCCTGTGAACAAAAAAGTTATATGCACTTATCTTTTTCTCAGACAGGCTTTTATTTTCCCTATTCTGGAACTAATTTGATTAGCTAGATTCTGAATTATGGCTTTGATTAAATACTTCGTGCATTACATCTAGCCTCTTTATTAATTTCCCATTTTTACTAATTTCTTGTAACTGCTCATTTTTTGCTGTATTCATTGGAGTGTTAAGCTAAAATTATTGTGAGTTTTTCTTATAATGCAGTTTGTTTGTTTAAGGTGAGGGATGTCAGTTATCGATCGCCTGGGACCCAGCACAACCTTTTGAATGAAGTTAATTTTTCCCTTCCCGAGAAAAGGTAAACATTAAGGAGAACTTCAAAGCCTACATGCATGAATAACACAACCAATGCTTTTCTAAGCCCACTCGCTTGAATAACACAGTCCATTTACATGCCaatacatgtgccagcatggcacacagATATGAGATCCAAGCTGTCGATCAGGTGTGACCCACTGTGTAGATACACTAGCCAAAAAAAGCAGCCTGGTTCAACCAGTGGACATTGTTTAAgatacaaatggatggatgagaagAACTTGGCCAAGTTTTTCTAAGCCATCTGCCtgtttctaacattgtggcccacctgatgatgagtAGACAGGTCTGATTCTTGGCCCAGAGCATCTGCATGGTGGGACCCGGCTGATGGAGAGAATGGATCTCACTCTCATGTGCCACTAGGCCTTGCAATGAGTGGGCCTGGTGTGGTTTAGGCCCAAATTTGGGCCAAGCATATTGGGGCATCCTTGTTCAAAATTTTGGTTTTGCTTGGCCCAACCCCAGCCCATTGCCAGTGATATTTGCCGCACAAGCACATGTGGCTGCTTACGGATGGGCTGTCCTATACCTGCCTATGGGCTTGGAAAACCTCAACATTGAGATGGTCTAATATTTCTGCAATTATAATAAGTAAATGGCCCCAATACTATATTTCAATGAAGGTGCTTGTGTAGAAGAAAGAATTGCAATTGATGACTTGCGGTTGCTGTTTTATCCAGCTTTGGGTTGATCTTTGGACGCAGTGGAAGTGGTAAAACTACCCTCTTGCAGGCCTGCCTCTAAACTAATGTTTCATTTCATGATGAATTTTATTATCCTTGGTCCCAAGGATGTATTCTTGTTTTTGAGCTTGTACAAGTGGGTCCAATGGTTCGGAGATCCAGCTTGTTGATATGACAGTCCCCACAATGGATGGCCCATGCCTCAAAACTCCCCAAGATTGGAACTTCCAATTTTGGTCCTCTTTTCAGTTGGACTTActgtatttataattttttattgcgAATTGTCTAGTTGCAGGCTGCCAATGAAAAGATTGGGGTTGTCACAAATGGAGGTTTATAGCtcatgatccatccacaatgggggcCATAAGCTGAACAGTTGGGAGCACTGAATGATGGGCTCTGCTTGTACAAACCATGGATCCAAGGATATCACACATCCTTGAGTTAAGGATCATACAATTCCTTTTTTAGTACACTAATTTTGGGAGGTGTGGCTGCACACGTGCACAGTTCTTAAtgccccccttctctctctctgtagCTTCTTGCTGGGCTGTCCAAACCAACATCTGGATCAGTCTATATTCAGAGTTACGGGAATGATGGTCGCCCAACTCAACCTCCTGAAATATTATCAGCAGAAAGGGTTGGCATTGTTTTTCAGTTTCCCGAGAGGTATAACACGCTTGATGAACTTCTTATGTTTAGAACTAGTGATGATCACATCATGTCTTCTAATATTTGCAATTGCTTATGGAAAAGAATGAGTATTGTTTGCTGACTACCAATACTCTAGGGTTCGATCCGTATGCCTAGGTGGAAGCTTTTTCTCATTTGGGGTGTTTGCTTTGTATTGATCCTGTGGGTCATTTAAATGGGAGGAACAGTTGCACTTTTAATAGTATAAGTGTGTCGATCTTGGCAACCATCAAAAGAGTTAAAAGCCTTGTTCGCTCATGGGCAGAAGCGTTGCTCTGTTGGGGATTGTGGTTACTTCAAGCCCAAGGATAGTATTTGTGTTGGTCGGATATAGTTTGAAGTGCTCTTGCGTTGTAATGGCCTTTTGgcctttccttcctttcttgaATAAAAGCCCTTACTGCtgatcccaaaaaaataaaaaataaaaaataaagaaggaaaaaagtgTGCATGCATGTGCGTATATTGTTCTATTGCCGAAGCTGTAGCTGCCTAGGCTTTCATGGGCCTAGGCATCGCCCAAGGTTTTAGGTAATTAATGCAGGGGCGCTtttacactgggctcgagtgggtcgcctgtgggatgcagggacacactctgggtgggcggggcccacgggggaggtctcgtgttcgagactcctcaccgggggtgattaatgcgcatttcacaccgggctcgagtggggtagcctgtgggatgcagggacacactcggggtgggcggctcgtgtgagacggtacccatgtgatttggggcccatgaggggggttcggccgaggtcctaaccatgagatgtgaggcctaggctataagataaatagattaattcaccatgttttaacagtttgagcttttagagcaagtggttaattgttctgcatcaaattgatatcaaagcgggaggtctcatgttcgagactcctcaccgggggtgattaatgtgcatttcacaccgggttcgagtgaggtagcctgtgggatgcaagggcacactcggggtgggcggggcctaCGGGGGatgtctcgtattcgagactcctcaccgggggtgattaatggggcatttcataccgggctcaagtgaggtagcctgtgggatgcggggacacactcagggtaggcagcccgtgtgaggcaatacccatgtgatttggggcccatgagggtggTTTGGCCGAGGTTcgaacccatgagatgtggggcctgggctatgagataaatggattaattcgccatgctttaacagttcgagcttttagagcaagtagttaattgtcttgcatcagcaATCTCGTTGGCTACCACTTGGTCCCTAGGCATTTTCACATGGTTCTCATTTCGTAATCTTAACTTCATGTTGTAATGCATGTACACGAGCCGATCTAATGTCTTGGCCTGTAATTTATTCCTTTACTTAGAATGAATTGGTGGAAAATAACTCTAGTTCCtctcgcagctagaggaagaagTTGTCTGGATTAAAACTTTTACTGTTATTATTTGAGAGCCTTTGCACTTTCTTCAAAGTGAAGCCACCAATTagctatataaaaaatattttgtTGTGTACGTAATAGTAATACTATTAATGCACCACTTTGCATaactaataaaataatttttatgaTTACATATTAGTAATAAAATATTAGTTTCTTACCTTgtgtttgaaaattttccctTTCTTACAATTCGATCTGAGAAGCTGCCTTGGTAAAGTTCATATATTTCTAACGATAGATAATACGCCAAAACATTCATATTGTTTTAAGCATCAAAATAACAAAATATGTATGCAATAAATGAGTAATGGGTGATGACCAATAATTAAAGAGTTGAATTTATTtcatttaatctttccaaaaaaaaaaaaaaccctcactcTAGATAacttgagaaaaaaaaacaaaaaaagaaagaaagaagaaacgtAGCTCTACCCTACATGTTTTTCCTTTGTTGAAAAAATGAAATAGTCATCATCTCTTTTTCTAGTTTGAGCTTGCATGGGATATTTTGTATTTTGCCATTAAGCTCTCCTTAAGATGAGCTTAAGGACCGTGACTGTCTTCTGTGAAATTTGGGGGTATGGCCCCTTTCTTTCTCATGGGCAAGGTATTCTATAATGGTAatagtggccataacggccaccaccattccCTTTATGATACATGTTGTGACGTCTGTTATGGCCCTTGTAACAGTCGTtatggtctctttttttattgaaaaaaaaaaaaactgaagaacCTGTATCGGCCCCATAATGGACCATTACGGCCTTTATGGGGGGTGTAACGGGCTGTTACGGGGgctgtaatggcctttatggttcattttttccgtaacagccgttatgaccTTTACAACCCTGTAAcatgtaatggttgccactgttacctttatgtaatggcctttacaaCACACCATGCTCATAGGAGAATCCTTCCCAACACAATTTTGTAGTGCTCAtagaaagaaggaaacaaaaGAACTTTGATGATGCAGTATTTCCAATTGAAAGTATGAGGGAGAAACTTAAGCTTCTTCTTATGGAATGGGTTAGATCAGCAAAAGTTTTTAGAAGTCTCCTTATCTGATTTGGGGAGAAATTGGAAAGAAGTGATGCTAGTAAGCTGACCAAGCTGGTTGCTTTTGGAATTTAATGTCAAAAGTTGCTCTCTTAGTAATTTGGGATGCTCTAATATCAGGTATTTGCTTAGAGATGGTCAAGGGAGGATCAAGTTTCTCTTCTTTGGCTCATGTGGCTCGGGGGATTTTAATTGAGCCAAATTTAGAAGTAATTAAGATGGGGTTGTCTCATGCTAAATCTTGTCTTGGTTCCCTTGATCGCTGTGTTATTGAAGAGAATTCCAAAAGATTTGATTGGCCTCAGCTCTATCTGATTTAGCTTAGTCGCTCAAGAAGCCAATTCTATAGTAGATGATCTAGCCAAATCTGGTCTGGCTCAGAACGCTTGTATGTTGGTTTTTCTTATCCATTATCTTAAAGTATTGAGGCCCTTCttctttatatatgtttgtgtgtgtgtgtgtattttttttGCTAGAGGAGGGAGGGAGATCCTTCCAGCACATGATTTCACTTATTATTTTGTGCACATACCATTGCAAATAGGTTGCATGCGTTACATCTTTCGTATAACTTTCCTATCAACTAAATTTGCTTGTATTTATTTAGTTGCAGTTTTTGCTGCATTCTGTGATGtggtttgctcgaatacatcctGACATATTACGATATGATACGTTGGGACTTTATCCATTGGAATTGTGTttcttttcaatgatccaaaccatttatgtgATAGGGCATCCCTTGGATGGGGGACCCGTAATCAAGGTTATTGTGACTGCCCATTTTCAAGGCAAAAGAGccaaatttcaaatggttgaAACAATCTAATTTAAGAAGTTTCATTAGTTGTCTATCCAccagccgaccccaattaattgggataaggcttagatgatgatgatttgttcTCTACCCAACGCACGAGTTGAGAGTCATCGTATAAACAAGATCACCGGAAGACGATCCAAATTCAAAGGCTGAAGTCCTAACGTATGAAATTGCAATAAGTCGGAatgtatttgagcaaacctcTTTTGTGATTGTTAGTTCTGTGGAACTACTAATTTCGGCTAACTTTATGCGTACTTGCTGTACAATGCTTTTATTCCACAATTTTTTGTTAACAAATTTTCTATTCAGTTTGTAAGGTTGTGACATGTTGCATGGTAGGTACTTCTTGGCTGATACTGTGCTTGAGGAAGTTACGTTTGGGTGGCCAAGGCAGACTGCGGGACCTCTATTGAAAGAGCAGCTTGCTTTGGGGCTTCAATCAGCCATTCATTCGGTATTTGATCTGTTCTTGGAATTGACTCAGTGTCATTTATGTACTTCTGTCGCCTTATTCCCCATGTCTATCTAATTAATTAATCCTTGATTATTATATTGACATTTTAGCTTCAACCGGTTTATTTCCAAAACCCCTGAAGCATACATTGTGCAACTTGCAATGCACATATGGGTGCATGGCTTGCCTCATGAGGAATTGTGATCTTCAATCTGATGATCTGTATAATATCCTCAGCTTGTACATGCAGGGCTCATGGTACGGTGATCTAGACTGTTAATCTAATAGGACCTAGGGAATTGAACATGTCTCAAGATTTCCCGGATTAGGAGATCCTGGCCCTCCAATATTTGGCCTTCTGTTTTTGGTTGAATGCAGACTAAATCCGGGCTACCAGTTGAAGTGCTAGGAATATcccatctgggagatttttgggcacGGTCTATTAAAAGAGGTGTCATGAAAACACGGGACCTACTTGTACAGCTGGGGACTTGAAGGTACTGTACATGTCACTGAGTTGAGGATCATGTATTTCCCCACGGATTTGGGCGAAACTTTTATTTGCTATGTTCACAAGTTCTCTTCTTGTTATTTGTTGCTATGGCCATCAGCTGACATTTGTACGTATCAACCTCCAGGTTGGGTTGCATGGGATCTCCTTGGATCAAGACCCACATTCTCTAAGTGGTGGCTTCAAGCGGCGTCTTGCCCTGGCCATTCAATTAGTAAGAATTTATTTTCATGGAtatggtctcaagtccaactgattGGACTGTAATTTGCTGTGCACCTAGCAAATAACTTCCACTCTATTGTGtgcgtgtgacatccaacccttccaataggttggaccCATGATAGAAGATCAACTTGTGCAAAAATAAGCCCCATCCACTGATAAGGCAgagcacaccatagaaaacaatgtctagcCCTTGATAAGCAACAAAATACAAgggtgatccacttgatgagtggatgcagctgatttttgttctaggtgatcctcatgatgcaaacaacctattggatgggttggatgttgcatgGACACAAAAGTttggaagttatctgctgggtggacggtaacttatggtccaactgaTTAGACTTGAGACctcttatttatttacttttctgGTCTACATTCTTCTACCAAGCAGGTTGCAATTTGCAGTTGCGATGTGAAAATTTGTTTAATTGTTGCATTAATTCAATCCCAAACCACATTTTCAGGTTCAAAAGCCAGACCTGTTGCTATTAGATGAGCCTCTTGCTGGCCTTGGTATGAAAATGCATATATGCTCTCTGATCCCACCCTCATTTCTACTGGAGCATTTTACAGCCTTTATCCTTTCTCATTGGGGAACGCTAATATGCAGCTTGTGTCATAGAAGTACTACGCAACATCCTCATGATGCATGAGACAAACTTAGGCAGTGATTGGAATCGTTGAACTATAGAGGCACATAATGGATGCACCATATGCCAAAATCATGGCCATCGAATCCAGTTGCTGTGGCTCTTGCTAGTGGAATGTGGATGTTGCTTGAACTGTTTCTTTTGCACGCCACTGATTGGATTCTATCAGTCCAATGCCCTTGCTTTTTCAGATATGGCCTACTCGCATGgcacccatcagatcaacagttccAATCACCTCACATATTTGCCACGTGTACTGTGAGGAGCTGCTTGGTACTTCTATGATGGGAACTCATACAGATATACACTTTCTCATTTTGTCTGCATTAACTATGGTTTAACTGTTTAAGAATTCAATGACCCTACTTGAGACTTTTTCAATTCGATTTGACTTGGTCAAGATTTTCCTGAGTTTTTTCCCCAACTAGGTCTTGATTCACTGGGCCAGAAACTCAAAGACTCAATCAAGTCTTTGGAAATAGTTGCACTGGATTTTTTTGAAACCACACCAAAATCTCACAAGACCTACTCGAGTTGACTTCTTTCTCAACTGATTTGTCTCCGCTGGGACCAATTAAGGCCCGTGTCAAGTCATGTTTTTGGGCTTTGTCATTAACATTTAAAAACACATGAAAATAAAATGTTGACCATGAACTATTGTCATAAACATCAGCATGTTGTGGCCCGGGTGGTTGTTCATATTAGTACAATTAGCGCCACTTTCATCTCTTTAAGTAATTGTCTATGGGGTGCACTCCAGTGGTACAAATGGTGGTTCTTggcagaagtggggcccatgtggtgtaTGTATCACATTCTACCCGTCTATCAGATTCGCCTTCTTAGGTTACCCTGAGGGCCTGAAAATGAgcacgatccaaaacttttgtgggccatatcacagggaacaatgtgggaacggacacccacccttgattttcactagCGCCCGACTGAGTTGCAGAACAGCCTGATTTTTATCTTCAACCTTCCTGCATGGCAGATAAAGGGTCTTGACTCTTGATGGCTTGGATTCCATATACACATGGTAGGCCCTCACTTAAATCGAGGGTGGGCGTCCTCTCTCAACTCGCTCCCAGTCCTGTGGCCACCTGAGTTTAGATTTGGGCTGGTCTTTTGGCACTGGGGGTAACATTGAGGGGATGCATCTGGTGGATGGTCGAATGTGATACgtacactgtgggccccacttctgccTGGTTACACCgtaagcttatggtggtactggtaccactggAGTGTACTCCCATTATTTGCCTCTTAGTTGCATATTTCATCTGCGGTGATTTGAAATTTGCTCTGAAAGGCACTTGGTGATTGGTATATTACATGCTTCTTGTACATATCAAGGGTGCCTttacctcaacccaacccaacccaatccaacctcgggttgggaattctcaacccaagcccaacccaagcgggcttggtcAGGTTAGTCGAGTTCTTCAGGTGGGTACatgtaatatttttgttattacattagtctattatattttcaatacatgttttattttttatacctataattttattgattgtatatgtagttatttatcgtaaaaaaaattattttttctaaacaaacaagctaatatgtaggacaactactcctttaaaagttgtattgtgtatcaagcaatctatttaggagagagaaatccaacgtatcttgttagcttgagtcatcgaaaatgacgtggaccaatagaACCCGATGGCAttagaatttcatgtgccttcaacacagatgatctgtactcaattataattaatttataaggaacttatatattgatcaggttcgggttgggtcgggtaacCCGAGAcgtcaaccctagcccaacccaagttttatcgggttagtgtttgtatggcccaagcccgagaccaaacctaATACAtcatgcccaagcccaacccaatgtcggtcGGTCATGAGTCGGGAAATTTGCTCTGAAAGGCACTTGGTGATTGGTATATTACATGCTTCTTGTACATATCAAGGGTGCCTTTAATGCACATTGAATTGAAGAATAGTTAATCTAATAAAGTGGAAACAATCAAACTGCAATTAACtttcaaaaagagagagagggaaaaaaataaaatcaaactgcAATTACCTAATCTTCAAATACATATTGAGGTACTGAGCCCCAAACCACAATGATGGTACTTCCAAGTTGGAGTTAAAAGGAAAAGCAACTCCATCTTGAGTGCTACTTACTCATGATGAGTTCTACGAACTCCGATTATTTCCATTTCATCTCAACAAAACTGagtgtttgcaattcaattcacttgggcATCCTATGCAGCCTAATCACTTTACACAATATTTAAATCTTcgcgtctttctttctttttctttttcttttttcttttttcttttcttttcttttcttttc is drawn from Magnolia sinica isolate HGM2019 chromosome 5, MsV1, whole genome shotgun sequence and contains these coding sequences:
- the LOC131246777 gene encoding ABC transporter I family member 11, chloroplastic isoform X3; amino-acid sequence: MLPQLPCTNSIHREMAALPSVSSQFVSRFFQPQLKISLNSNSRVSTKPLVLRISSDYTSFEVRDVSYRSPGTQHNLLNEVNFSLPEKSFGLIFGRSGSGKTTLLQLLAGLSKPTSGSVYIQSYGNDGRPTQPPEILSAERVGIVFQFPERYFLADTVLEEVTFGWPRQTAGPLLKEQLALGLQSAIHSVGLHGISLDQDPHSLSGGFKRRLALAIQLGIVVSGGSVMEDGNGGCSKGRASTSLTPSR
- the LOC131246777 gene encoding ABC transporter I family member 11, chloroplastic isoform X2; amino-acid sequence: MLPQLPCTNSIHREMAALPSVSSQFVSRFFQPQLKISLNSNSRVSTKPLVLRISSDYTSFEVRDVSYRSPGTQHNLLNEVNFSLPEKSFGLIFGRSGSGKTTLLQLLAGLSKPTSGSVYIQSYGNDGRPTQPPEILSAERVGIVFQFPERYFLADTVLEEVTFGWPRQTAGPLLKEQLALGLQSAIHSVGLHGISLDQDPHSLSGGFKRRLALAIQLVQKPDLLLLDEPLAGLGNCRLWWIGHGGWKWGVF
- the LOC131246777 gene encoding ABC transporter I family member 11, chloroplastic isoform X1 encodes the protein MLPQLPCTNSIHREMAALPSVSSQFVSRFFQPQLKISLNSNSRVSTKPLVLRISSDYTSFEVRDVSYRSPGTQHNLLNEVNFSLPEKSFGLIFGRSGSGKTTLLQLLAGLSKPTSGSVYIQSYGNDGRPTQPPEILSAERVGIVFQFPERYFLADTVLEEVTFGWPRQTAGPLLKEQLALGLQSAIHSVGLHGISLDQDPHSLSGGFKRRLALAIQLVQKPDLLLLDEPLAGLDWKARVDVAKLLSRLKKELTILVVSHDLKELSSLVDRSWRMEMGGVLKEEPLPV